The nucleotide sequence ATGAGGAGAACAAAAAAACCTACCAACAAACACCAACACAAATTAATCGTTTTAATATCTACACTAAATTATATGAACTTAAATCTTAATCAATACACTCAAAGCAACATACTTTATTACTTTAATAACAATATGAAAAAAAACGACCAAAAACCTATTAAACTTAAAACTCTACAAAGCTATCTCTATAAATTAGAAAAAGTATTTAAAGTAACAATTAATTATTACAAACATTTGGGTGTTAACATGGGTACTGAAATTCATTACAAACTTAAATACTCTAAAAAAGAATGTTACCGAATAATCAATAAACACTTTAGAGATAAAAAAGAAGAAAGACACAAAAACCGTGTTAGTGCATATCTTGAAAAGACTTGTACTAAAAATAGCAGTGTAGAAAAATGGGAGTGTTCTAATAATACTTATAATAATAAAAAAGAAGATAAAAACAGAATAAAATCTATAGAAAAATTACAAGTAGAAAAGTACGCTAAGAAATGCAATTTTAAATCAAATGCTTTCCTTTCTATTTTGAATTTAGAAGCGAACAAGGATTTTAAAATTCAATTATTAAAAGCTATTAAAATAGCTGAAAATAGTGAGTATAAAAGAATAAATGATATTAAACCAAATAACAGTAAACTTGAAAGTAAACAAAAAGAATTGAGTAAGATACTAGATGAGATAAAAGCCACTTTAAAGAATGAAGGGTATGACAGTAAACAATTAGAAACCCAAATACAAAACGTATATGAACAATATAAAAATAAACCACACTTTATCATAGAAAAAGATAAATACAGTGATTTAAAAAAGATAATAGTAAAACTTAAAAAAACAGTTGAATTTGCTAATAAAAATGCAAAAGAAAATGAAGGAAACATTAGGAATAACGTATTTAGCATACTTCTTGAACAATTAAGACACAAAGTAGACGTATCGATTTTAGCACCAATATTAAAGAATTATTTAAGCAAACAGAACAAATTAGGATATAGCAAAATATTTAGTAACCATTACTATCATGAGCTTTTAGAGTTAATGGAAAATAATAAAGATAATTTACAATTAGGGGAATCTAAAAAAGTTACTAGTTAAGGATTAATTATGAAGAGTGTGTTAGAACGTCTTAAAAAGAAGAAGTTAGAGATTAAATCAAATAAAAATAAATCCATTTTTCTTAAAATAGAAGAAACTAGCAATAGAAAGATTTATCATACAAAAATTGTGATGGATTTCTATGCATTTGGAGTAGATAAGAAAAAAAAGAACAGATTTTTTGTTACATTGAGAGAATTATTAAATCAAGAAAAAGTAAAATCATTTAATTTATTTTCTATAAAAGGAGATGATAAATTTTTAGGCATTTATTATGGCTATAGTAAACCGATACAGAATGTGGTTAGAAGATATGAAGATAATGGAGTTATCAAAAAGCACACATTCTCAAAAGTTTATTATATAGAATTTAGATTTAAAAAAGGAAGTGTTCGTTGTTACATCAAAGGGATATCTCGTTTACTTAAAAAAGATAAAATTTACACAAAATATTACAGTTCTTTAATAACAACACTTTTGACTTTAGAGAAAGAAGTATATGAGTTTTACAATAAAAAATTACCAGAAGGAGGTCTTATAACTAAATGGATAGAAAAAAACCTAAAGTAATTACGATCGCATCAATTAAAGGAGGAGTTGGTAAAAGTGTTTTAACTATTATTTTCAGTTATGTTTTAAAAAAAATGGGTAAAAAAGTACTTTTAGTAGACTTAGATCCACAAAATAGTATAACTAGTTATTTCATTAAATATATAAAAAATATAGAAGAATTTAATATTTATGCTTTGTTAAAAGAAGATTTTAATACTAATTTTAGTAAATATTTGAATGAGATAAATAACAATATGTATATTATCGCATCTCATCCTATACTGAGAAATTTTGAACAAGAGTTAATTGAATATAAAGAATTATTATTGGAATTTTGTTTAAATGGTAATTTACCAAATTATCATTTTGATTATGTAATTATTGATACAGCCCCAAATTCAAAGGCTTTATTGTTTAATGCTTTAAATATCACGGATAATCTTGTCGTTCCTATTGAAGTTGAAAGGTGGTCAGTTGAAACATTTCCACAGATTTTAAATTCAGTAAAAAAAACAGAGATTATTAAGAATAAAAAAATAGAAGTATCAATAGTAAAAAATAAATTTATCAAAAATAGGAACACCTTAAAAGATATAGAAAACCTCTTAAATGAGCATTATGAAAAGCTTATTAAGGGTAAAATCCATTTTTCGAATGGAATAAGAGTTTTTATTAACGAATTACTTGTTCCAAATGAAAGTGAAAATTATTATAAAGAAATAAAAGAGGCTTTAAGTAACATACTATTTATATAAATAAGTACACCGGGTGTACTTATTTATATAAATAGTATGCAAGGAGGTTTTATGCAAAATAAAAATATTATTTTAAATGATAGAGAGCAAAATTTAAGTACTAAGGATAATAAGATAAAATATGAGGCTTATAAAAATCAATTAAGAGCCATTCTGTTGAATGAAATAGAAGATAGAATTAAGATAATGAAAATTTTATATGAAATTAAAGAAAATAAATTGTATAAAATTGATGGGTATATTAATTTTAATAGTTTTTTAGAAGACTTCGTCATAGCAAGGACCCAGGCTTTTAAATATTTAAAGATATATAAGGAAATATTAAAAGGAACTTTGAATTTAGAAGAGCTTAAAAAAGAGGGTATAAAAGGTGTTCTCAAAAAGATTAAGATATCTCAAAAATCAAAAGAAAATCCAATAAAACCATTAAGATTTCAACTTAAGAGTCAAGAGAGTTATGATTTTTATAAGCAAAATGCAAAGTTTACAAGTTTTTTAATGGATAGGCTTTTTTCAAGTAAGAAAGATCTGATTGAAGAATTTATGAAAGAATTTAAAAGTTTAAAAGGTTGATAGTGGTACAGATTATTACTTTTATTCTTGTAAACAAGTTTTTTAACTCATATACAGTTGAAGTATAAAAATTACGTGTATGTTAGTTTTTTATATTTGAAATAATAGTTGATTTTATTCTAGCTTTATTATACACTAGTTGTTATCAGTAGTGCTATCATTTAGAACTACCTGTTTTATGTTCGTTTAGGATAAGCCTTAGAGCGTGATTAAGCATTCTATTTAAGAGTTCTTAATTATGTTCTAAGGATTTTTTAATAATAATCTTATTTTTTAATACTTTTCATATAAAAGTTACTGAAAATAATGCAATAAAAATTGACAAGTTTAGTTTTTGATAATAAAATTATATTTATAACATAGAAACAGGAGTTTAAATATGACAAAAACTAGAATGCGCAGAGCAGTTAAGAAACTGGGTAAACAAAAGATAAAAGTAACAGATATAAGAGTAAATAATCAAGCTTTAGTAACTGATGAGAATCAAGCAAGGGTAAACTTTCTAAAATCTCTATACAGTCTACGTATGAATTTAAGTGGTGTTGCTAAGAATCTTAATGGATATGGGTATAAATATCAAAATTTCAATGAGATAATCAGAGAGATAAAGAATGTTATAAAGAGTAACAATTTAGATATTGATTTCCTGCAATGTCCAACATTTAAAGTTGTGGGAAATAATACAATTAATGTTATTACAACAACATTTTACAGTCCAAGTAGTGGGTATAGCGAGTCATTTGATACTCCAATTTACACAGAAGAATTTTCTTCTCTAGGGGCAAAGAATCAAAATACTTTATCGCAACTTGTAGGTTCATGCATAACATATCATAAAAGATATGCTCTTGTAGGATACCTATCAATAGAGAGTGAAGTTGACACCGATGCTAGTTCATTGGAGCATATTCAAGGAGCTAATGAGGAATTAGCCAGTAGTGTAAATGTTCCACTTGTAAATTCTCTAAAGAGAGATAAAACTGTTAATACTAAAAGAGTAACTAAAGGTGAAACAAAACAGCCACCTGTAAGTCACAAATCTGTAACTAGTCTTGATAAGCTGCCTAAACGTATACCCGTTAAGTATCATTATTACAAAAATTTACTTCAAGCATCTAAAAGAATGCATTCGGTATTAGATCATACACCTTTTGATAGTTTAGAAACAATAGATAAGTTTTTACTGCAATTAAATAATGCTGATGATTCGAGTATACTTGAGTTTTTTGAAACTAAACCAGAGCTTAAGACTATAGATTATTGGAGAGATCTTATAAATAGTTATTTAAAGAGAACAAAGTCTGATCCAGAAGTAATTGAAGGTTTTTCTAAATTTTTAGCCTGCAGAGAGTCAAAATATGGCCAGAGTCCACTCAAATTATTTGGATATATAGCTAGTGATGATAATTTTGGATATCTATGTAATAATTAAGTATAATCTCTATTCCATTTAAAGAGAGGCCTTAAGATAAAAACCTCTCTTTTTTATTTAATTTTGTAATTTTGAATATTTCCTATACACCATTTGGACAATGGGTTTAGTTATACTGATATATTCTTGAAACAAATTGATGTTAAACATTAAATTATCAATTGTACTCTCATATTTCAGTGTTGATGCGTCAAAATAAGTAAACTTAGGATACTTTGGGTCATTAACCTTTTTCTTTGTTCTAGTTAAGAATACTTGTAAGTACATAACATAATCAGATAACTTAGCTTCATAGACACTAAGTTCTTTAATAGTGTGTGTTTTAGGTGGTGTTGGTTCTTCAGTTAGTGATGCTATGGATGTACATGAGAGAATAAGTGTTGAGAGGGTCAATTTTATAAATTTGCTCAAATTATGCCTCCTTTAACATTTTGATGTAAGTACTCATTATCTTGTTACGTTTAGCTCTAAGTTGAGATGTGTATTTTGAAAGCTCATCAGAGTCAATAGAATTTTCTATAATTTCAATGTTAATCCTTAGTATCTCCTCAATTTCAGAAAGTAGTTTAATAGCCTCCCTCCCTTCCATTTGGTATATGCTAGCCTCATATAGAGCGTAAAAATAATTAACCACTTTAGTAAAAATGTTGATGTAAGTAGCAGTATTTTTCCCGTGATGATTATTTTTAATAATTTCGGTAAAGTTATTTAAAATATCAACACTTAATTTAGCAGTGCTTAATTTCATAAATCCTCCCCTTTATCTGTGTCTCCTTTTTGTGTTTTTATCTTACTAGCTAAAATAGTTAGTATATCTTTAATTGCTGGCTTGAAAATCAGCCCAAGACTTAAGATAAATGCAGCAATAATAACTAACTTAACTTCATTGATGTTAATTAGTTGAAGTAAAAAATTTAATAAATTATTATCAAGTTCATTCAATTTGTCTCTCCTTTAATTTAATTTGGTAGATACAACTATATATCAATATAGCAAAAACTAAGGTAAAAAATACAAATAAAAAATTATAGCTTCACAAGTAAAGGAGAGCCACTCACATTCTTTTGCATATACCAACCTTCTAAAATATTTCCATTAAAACCTGTACCGCCGTGTACACTTGAAAGCCTAAATAGGGTTCGTTTTGAAGAATAGCTATATTTTATGCTTACTTCTTTGTTAGATTGAGCAGTTGAATTAGAGATTGCATCAACTTTTACAATTAAATATATAGGAGTATCATCATATGAACTGTCTGTTTGTATAATAATTTCTTCATGGTTAGATGTGGATGTGGCTCCAAGTTCAAAAATATAACGACCATATTTTAAACTAGACATGTACACAGTGTTTCTATAATAATCGTCACTACTATTATAACTAGTTGCTCTTATTGTAGTAGTACTACTTACACTAAAACTATTACTAATACCAGTTAGATATTCTTGTACTGGGATTTTCTTTAAACTAGAGTAGTAAAGTCCTATAAGGTAATGACTTTTGCTTAAATTATCTTCAGGTAAGTTAGATTCAAATTTATTTGTAACTTTACTTATAATACTGTCCATAACACTAGATTCATTATTGTTAAGTTTTTCTACAACTTTACTATATGTCTTTGAAATACTACTAGAGTCATCATTTAAAAATTTGGTAAGTACTTGACTATAAACTTGGTTTATAAAGTTGGAGTCACCTAGTAATTCATTGGCAATTAGTGTTTTGATAACTTGTTTGAAATCATTCTTTCGATCGCCATCATCAATAAATATTTTTGTATGTAAGTCTTTATGGAAGTTATCAAGAGTAATGGCATGACAACTAGAAAACCCATCATCTAGGACTAAAAGATTAGTAGGTTCAAGTTTGGTTACTTTATTTAGATTTTTAATCTCAATTGTATCATCGTGTTTTACAACACTCTCTTGTGCTTGAGTTGACATAAAATCTCCTTAAATTATTATCCTTTAAATTCTCTGACGAATTTACCCTCATGGTTTTGTATCTTAAGTACCCTTCCAATAGGAATCAGTTTTTTGATAAATGCATAAATTGAATGCTCATATCCTTTAGGAAGCAAGGTCATAGTCCAAGCTTTTTTAAAGATTTGCCCATTCTCTTTAGTCCTGAATATAATTTTTTTATATGGGGTGTCTTTTGGAGTACTACCTACAATAAATACGATAACATTAGTTTTAATATGACTCTTAAGTTTGATATTAATAACACCAGGTTCTAGGGTAGTAGGCACAATATCAACATTAAGAAAAGCCTTAAATAGTTTTATAAATGATTCATGTGTTCCAATATGACGTAGAGCAAACAGCACACTATCAATATTTTTAGCAAGTGTGTCAAGTGTTTGGTTGGTTGAGTAAATAATTTGTAGTATATCAGATAACCAAAACGCTATGAATCTTGAATTTAAATGCTCGCTAGCATGAGTATCTTCAAAATTAGCAATAAGCTCTTTAATTTCTTTTATGATTTTATTTATAAACACCAGTTCAGTATTTATTATTTTTTCAACTTGGGTGTCTTTAAGAAATGTAGGTATATTTACCATAATCTATCCTTTTTTTTATGAAGAGATATCAATTAGCAAGCGATCAGCATTAAAATCTAGATCTAAAATTTCATTTGCTTGAATTTGAATATTCTCATTTTGCTTGAACTCACTTGTATTAATATCAGTAATTTTTACCTCCAGGTTATCTTTTATAGCAATGGAGATGTCAATGCAATGAACACCTTTAATTTCATTAACAGGAGCAAAGAAATCTTGATATTCAAAACTGATTCCCATATCTGTGTAGTTATTATTTTTAATTCGAGTATAAATTTCTCTAATTTTAGAGTCAATGTTCAAATATATGTGATTTTCAAGATTGACTTTGTATTTACTCTTAAGATATGCGTACTTGCGTTTGCCAATTGATACTTTGTAATCAATTTTTTGGTTTTGGCTATTAATTCCATCTATGAGAATATCGCCTTCAAAAACTGTACCAACAGGACATGTAAGATAAAGTGTCTCCCAAATTAATGCTTTAAGATTAGAGTTTGTAATTTGACTCTTATCTTCACTCATCATCAAGTCATCTAATATTAGGTAAATACTAGCCTTTCCGGCTGTGCTTTTAATATTGACATTACTAATTCCATTAAGATTTAGTAATGCACTCTTTATAGCATCATAGGTAGTACTTTTAATGCTTATATGTTTTTGTATCTCCTTCCAATAAGGAGCATCTGGTTTAAGAAGAGAGAATAATTTGTTAACCTCACCTATAAGTTCATATTCTTTTATTGCAAGTGAGCTTGCAATGATATTGTAAATTGATGTGGGGTCATTATTAATTGTAATTCCATACATGTCTTTTAAATATTCACGTTTGGTATTAATTATTTGTTGTATATCCTGTTTTAAAGTTCCAAAGTCAGGATCAAAGAGAATACTCATATGCAAATCTCCATATCTAGGGTGTCGTTTGCAAATTCAAATGTAATGTTTAATTTTTTATTTATAATCGTTGTTTCAATGTTGATAGCGTCAATCTTTAGGTCTTGTATAATATTTGAAAGGTAAGTTTTAATTTGTGTTAAAGAGCTTACCTTAGCAAATCTTAAAGCTAAATCATAATCAAATCCCCAATTAGGAGCATTTTTAATACTACCCTTTGGAGTTTTAAGGAAAATAAATAAACGTTGCTTTTGTTCGTTTATTCCATTAATTAATGCTAAGTCCTCATTAAAGACAGAATTAAATTGATTGTCAATTTGTAAATCCAATGTCTAACCCTCAAGTTAGCAAGTATATTGCTTAATTTAACAAAAACCTATTTAAGTAACATATTTATCTTAGTTGTAATCTTTGTAAGATTACTGTAAAAACTAGGATCAACGACTGATTGTCCAGTAACCCTTAAATTGTATAGACAAGAGACAATCTCTTCTAGTACTGCCTTTAAACTTGTATTATTAGCTTTAATGTCTATTGGGTGTTGTATGTCAATTGCAAAGTCATTAACTTTGATAGTAACATTTTGCATATTAATAGGCTTTAGAATATAGAAATAGTTTTTATCAAAATAATTATCATCATCCTCATTAAAAAGGTTAATACTACTTTGAAGAAGGATAACACTCTCACCTTCGCTAAGATTAAAGTGCATATTTGATATATTTCGTGTTTTAATCTCTAAATCTGTCTCTCCAGAGAGTAAAACAACACCTTCTTGTGTAGAGGAGTTAAAAGATTTAATTATTCCTAGCCTAGAGATAAAGATGTTTCTGTAAGTCCATAGTTTGATCTCTTCTTGTGTTAGTGCTGAACCTTTCATTTGGCTATTCATTCTGTATATTTCATAATTCAAGTTCATATTTATTTAGCTTCTCCTTTGATATTTAAATAATTAGAGTCATCATAAAGCTTCAAGGTAAGTGAGCACTCACCAGTATTGCTTAAAGCAGCACTAGTCTCTATAATGCTACTCTTAACTTCACTCCCCAGAGAGTCTAGAAATTTGACCCTATCACCAACTTTTAGTTTGTGTGTATACATAATCTTGGCATTCCAATATATAAGTCTTATATTGCGGGTACTTCCGATAGCAATTTCTTGTTGCGGGATAAAGTGAAGACCAAAATCTTCAAGTAGTAAATAATTTGTATGTCCAGCTTCAGGTGTTGCGTTAGTAAAGATATAATTACACTCAACATGCTCAAGTCCTAGAGTTGATTCTTTAATAATTTGTCTTTGATCTTTAGGTATAATATCTGTCCTAACACTTTGAACATACTTTTTAGTTATCTTTTCAATAAACTCAAGAGGAGTATTTGCACAAAAACTCTCATCTATAATTTTTGTTCTATCAGCATAACTCATATTGATTATATGTCTATTAGGAAATGCTATAGAGATGGCATTCTCTACACTCATGCCTTGAAATTGATTTATGTCAAGTTTGCGATTGAAATAATTACTTTTTGTTGACAGATGAACTTCAAGATCAACACTAAAATCACCAGTATCATAATCAGTACTCATAGGAACACCTAAATACCCTGACATAATAAAATCATAATCTCTAGAGTCAGCAAATTTTTTATAAAATATCTTTACAATATCTCCTTCATTTACATTACGAGTAAAATCAAGAGATAAATTCCAAAGAGTTAGCTTGATTCTCTTTGCACACACATAATTATTGCTTGAGTAAATATCAGATATTGATATGTCAATGTGTATACCGTCTTCAGTTTTAATTATGATTTTAGGTTTTTCTTCTGATGTGCTAGTTTGACTTAGGTTATAAAATTCGATTTTAAAGTCGTATTTGATAAGCCTGAGATCCATTTTCTTATCCTTTATATACATTAAATGTTTTAAGAACTTCTAATGTGAGACTAATTTCAACCTCATCAAGGTATACTGTGTCTTTAAGGGTAAGAGATGTAATTGCAACTATGCTTCTAAACCCTAGAGTTGGGCTGTAGAGGCTAAATGGTACACTCTCTTGAACTCTGTTAACCAGTTGTTGTTTTGCTAAATTACTAGTATGAGGAAAAATTAACTTTCCAAAAGCCGTACTGGTTGAAAAATTAAGCAGTTCCTTATAAGCACTAGTTAATACAGCATTATTTAGTGTGATAACTTCGCCAGTAAAAGTTGGATTGTAGCTTACATATTCAGCTTTACGTGTATAATAGTCAATTACAGGACGTTTTGAACATGTTGTGGTGTAAGTTGTGCTAATTAGTTCACTTTTAGGTAAAATGAAGAACCCTTGAGGGACATATCCAAGTCCTTTAAAGTCCATCCTTGGACATAAACTTAAGAAATTATATGCCATAAACACAGTAGAGATTTCATTAAATGTTTCTTTAAGAATATTTGTTATTTGTGATGGTGTAAGATTTAAAGGGTCTAGGGTTGCCTTTAGGGGTGCTGTGTCTTTGTATTTATAAGTAAAATCAGTTGTAATTTGTGATATCATATATTTAAGGTGTCCTTATACTTGAATCTTCTTCTGTTTTAAGTTTATCAAGACTCTTACCACCATCTCCGCCTAAAAATTTAGGAAGTATTGCTTTAAGTCTTGCAATTAATGCGTCTAGAGAAAAAATACTTTTAATGCCCTTTATTAAAGGGTCGGTAACATGTGTTTGAAAATTAAACGTTAAAGCCCAATCGAGTATTTTGTTTAAAGAAGTAACTAACGGTTCTAATACCTTGGCAGTAAGTTTTGAACCTGTGTCATTAAGCTTTTCTAAGCTACTTTTAGCCTCTTCGCTCGAGCTTGAGTAAGTAGGAAATTTAAGTGAGTTCCAATCGTTAATTACTTCCTTTAGTTTATGACTTCTGTAATCAAGGGCCTGGCCTGGTGCTAGTATGTCATATTCCATTGCGGCTCGTTCATTATATTTACCAGTAAACTCTTTAAATGAGCTCATAATGTCATAAAGAGGACCGCTTTTACCTTGCAAGAATTCTACTACTGCTTTGGTAGCCGAGTTAGTATCATCAACAACCCCAGTAGATTTAAGCTTTGCAGCAAATTCTACTGCCTTTTTAAGATTACTTTCATTGTTTTGACCTAAAAATACGAGTTCTTTTCTAATTATCCCAGCCAAGTTTAGGAAATCTTCTCTCTCTAAATCCCTTTCAAATCCGGAAATTCCTTTAAGCATACCACTTAGTGATTTCTTCTCACCTTCTGTAAATACTTTTGAAGTAATTGAATGTGTTTTACTTAATTTTGCATTGTCTTCTAAAGATTTCTTAGCATAACTAAATATTCCCGAAGCACCACTACTAACAGCATTTCCAAGAGCAGTCCCAGCAGCGATTTTTAAAATACTAGCGCCTTTAAGAATACTACTTTGAACGGTTTTGTTAAGTGCTATTTCTTTGTGCCGCCCACGTTTCAAATTTTCATATTCTAGTAGTCTTAGCTCTTTAGTTGACATTAAGGAATGCTTGAATGCTTTTCGCCTAGCGTTTTCAAATGTGTATCCAAGCTTAATGAGTTTTTTAGTCTCACTGAGTCTAAACTTTTCTACACCCTCCCTTAAACGTTCATATTTGTTTTGTTTAGATAGTTCACGTTTCTTCTCATATAAATTGTGTTTTAATATATCCTTAGTACTCTTTAGATGTGATCGCTTAGGTTTAATTAAACGTTCTAGTTTAGAAATGTCGCTCTCTAAAGATTTGCGAGTTGATGCGTGATCAAGTACACCTTTAAATTTAATTGTAAATTTTGTTGTGTTCATAATACACCTTTACTAAGGAACATTTCAAATATTTGCTTTTCAAGTTTAAGTTCAGATATTTTGTTAACTTCCATTAAATCTTTATAATTTAGTGTTTTGACGTCATTTAAAGTGCAAACACCCATGATAATTGGAAAGAAATATTTGTTTTGTTTTATCTCTTCAAGTAGCTTAAAATATTCAAGCTTAGTTTCATGTAATACTTGTATATACTCATTACTACTGCTTTTCATAAATTTTAAATACCTTCTATATTTTGATATTTTGTATTATCTCTTCATAATTCCAACTATCATCAATGTAATCAAATTGTATAAAGCCACTAGTATTATTTAGATAATGACTTAAGTAAACTAAATTTGGTCTCTTAAAGTCAGGATCTGATTTGAATGTATCAAACTGAATTGAGTAAAGTATGGCTTGAAGATATTCTTTATAGTAAGTAATGTACTCTCTATTTTCATTTAAGATAAGATAAAATTCATCTAAAAATCCAGGTTTAATCATTAAATTAGTAATTTCGTTTAAGTATTTAATTTCATTTAGTTTATGTATGCCTTCACTTTGTGAAAATCCTAATATAGAGTCCCACTTGTAAACAGGAAGTACTCTAACTTCAAATGTATGCGTCTTACTTTTAGTT is from Borrelia puertoricensis and encodes:
- a CDS encoding DUF1322 family protein, which translates into the protein MKSSSNEYIQVLHETKLEYFKLLEEIKQNKYFFPIIMGVCTLNDVKTLNYKDLMEVNKISELKLEKQIFEMFLSKGVL
- a CDS encoding DUF693 family protein; translated protein: MDLRLIKYDFKIEFYNLSQTSTSEEKPKIIIKTEDGIHIDISISDIYSSNNYVCAKRIKLTLWNLSLDFTRNVNEGDIVKIFYKKFADSRDYDFIMSGYLGVPMSTDYDTGDFSVDLEVHLSTKSNYFNRKLDINQFQGMSVENAISIAFPNRHIINMSYADRTKIIDESFCANTPLEFIEKITKKYVQSVRTDIIPKDQRQIIKESTLGLEHVECNYIFTNATPEAGHTNYLLLEDFGLHFIPQQEIAIGSTRNIRLIYWNAKIMYTHKLKVGDRVKFLDSLGSEVKSSIIETSAALSNTGECSLTLKLYDDSNYLNIKGEAK
- a CDS encoding DUF759 family protein translates to MNTTKFTIKFKGVLDHASTRKSLESDISKLERLIKPKRSHLKSTKDILKHNLYEKKRELSKQNKYERLREGVEKFRLSETKKLIKLGYTFENARRKAFKHSLMSTKELRLLEYENLKRGRHKEIALNKTVQSSILKGASILKIAAGTALGNAVSSGASGIFSYAKKSLEDNAKLSKTHSITSKVFTEGEKKSLSGMLKGISGFERDLEREDFLNLAGIIRKELVFLGQNNESNLKKAVEFAAKLKSTGVVDDTNSATKAVVEFLQGKSGPLYDIMSSFKEFTGKYNERAAMEYDILAPGQALDYRSHKLKEVINDWNSLKFPTYSSSSEEAKSSLEKLNDTGSKLTAKVLEPLVTSLNKILDWALTFNFQTHVTDPLIKGIKSIFSLDALIARLKAILPKFLGGDGGKSLDKLKTEEDSSIRTP
- a CDS encoding DUF1473 family protein codes for the protein MITRYKMNILTKSKTHTFEVRVLPVYKWDSILGFSQSEGIHKLNEIKYLNEITNLMIKPGFLDEFYLILNENREYITYYKEYLQAILYSIQFDTFKSDPDFKRPNLVYLSHYLNNTSGFIQFDYIDDSWNYEEIIQNIKI
- a CDS encoding DUF792 family protein; the encoded protein is MISQITTDFTYKYKDTAPLKATLDPLNLTPSQITNILKETFNEISTVFMAYNFLSLCPRMDFKGLGYVPQGFFILPKSELISTTYTTTCSKRPVIDYYTRKAEYVSYNPTFTGEVITLNNAVLTSAYKELLNFSTSTAFGKLIFPHTSNLAKQQLVNRVQESVPFSLYSPTLGFRSIVAITSLTLKDTVYLDEVEISLTLEVLKTFNVYKG